From the Trabulsiella odontotermitis genome, the window GAAGGGCGTTGGCACCCCGAAGGGGCGGGGCGGCCGCTTGCGGCCGGGCGAGTCCGGCGCAGGGTGTGGCCTGCCAAGCGGAGCGCGGAGGCCGAAGGCCGGAGGCGTTAGCGGCCGCTGCCCGCGTAAGCGGGGCGAGACGGGAACCGGCTCGATGCGCAGCACAGCAGAGCGGCCCCGAAGGGGTAACGCCCTGTGTGGCATCAGGATTTAGCACAATGTCAGAACATAAACTGGAGAGATCACCGGCAAGCAGCTGCAAAGGGGCGGCACAGCCGCCCCGATGGCTGTTACTTGTCTTTGTCGCGTAGCACTTTGATTAGGCCGGTTACGGCCGTAATCAGAGCGGCCAGCGAGGTGATGATTTGCGGTAGGTTTTCGAGGATGGTAGAGGTCATATAGCACCTGTAGAGAAGTTGGCGGGGTGTCGTTTCCGACGGCCGCACTGTAACCGGGCGAATAAGGCAGGTTGTCAACAGCTTGAGCGAAGCGTCTGTTGACAACCTGCCGCGCCCGGTTTCACTGCGGTCATAGGCGGAACGACCCACGCCAACGGAACGGCTTTATGACCGGGCAGCTGAGATACCGGCGAACCTGGCTGGCGGCTGACGCCAGCCGCCAAGCGCCAGCGCGGAGGGCGAAGCCCGGAGGCCAAGCGGAGCGCGGAGGCCGAAGGCCGGAGGCGTTAGCGGCCGCTGCCCGCGTAAGCGGGGCGAGACGGGAACCGGCTCGATGCGCAGCACAGCAGAGCGGCCCCGAAGGGGTAACGCCCGGAGTCTGCCGCTGTTTATCTCTCGTTCCATCTGAAATCGGCGGTAAGGCCATTAAAAGGGTCAGTTTATCAGGGGGGCGTTAGCCCCCCATGTTGTTAATCATCAGGCAATATCGTCTTTGTAGCAGGCATAACCGAAGCTAAGCTCTGTTTTCATATAGTGGCGGGCAAAGTCCCAGGCATCGTGGCCGAAGTCCTCATAATCTGCCAGGACGATTTCGCGGGCTTTGTGCCATTGCTGTACGGAAGAAAGCGGCAGAACAGGGCAGGGAAGCGACCAGTCAGTGACGGTGTTGCAGATCATATCTGCCAGACGCTCCAGGGAGCCGTAAACCAGCTCTGTGCGCAGATCCGCCACCATGCGTTGTTTACGCAGTGATGCCAGATAATCAATCTCTTTGGTTATATCAGAATTTAAGCGGGTCTGGTAATCCATGATGTACTCCTTTGCGCGCCGATACCGGCAATTTTGCGGGCGACGGTGTTGCCTCCCGATGATTTAATTATCGGTGATTATGTCCTCAAAGTCAATATAAGTACTGAATGTGCATACAAAATTTTATATCTTGCAAAGCGTTCATAGAGTGCCTGAATCGCTTTCTGACAGCCTCAATAAAAAAGGCGGGGATTACCCGCCTTTTTTCTTACAGCTGCTTACGTGGCTTTTTACGCGTCATATACAACGGTATCGCGCAGTCTACCGCGTACAAAAAGCACGCCAGCGCGCCGCAACCGTACAGAAACGCAAGCGGCTTATTATCGAAGTAGCTGAAAACCCCTGTCGCCGCACACAGGCCCAGAACAGAGACGCAGGCGCAGGTGATCTGCACCAGATCCCTGTATCCCGCACGAACGATAAACCAGGGCAGGGCAAGCGCAGCGGCGCTAAAAATTAATGCGAGAGGGACAAAAACGAGATAGTGATACATGTGAACTCCTTGATGGTTGCCGATACCGGCGATTGTTCGGGCGGCGGTATTGCCACCCGATGATTTAATTAGAGGTTTTGCGCGTCCAGGAGATTGACCTGAGCCGGGGTAACGTGAAACTTTTCCCCTTTATGGATCACGTTATGCGGGGCGCTAATTTCATCACTGATAAAGCTAACCGGGTAACGTTTTTTACCGCAAATCCGCTCGCTAAACCACGCCACTTTTGCCGCTGGCCGATCCACTGGATGAACAATCACACCGGCCATGCTGCAACCCGTTGCGGGTTCGTCCAGCGTAATGCTTACCGGGACTGTATCCCGGTAAAAAAACTTAACCGGCGGCACACCTGCCTGCG encodes:
- the ccgC gene encoding protein CcgC, with the protein product MYHYLVFVPLALIFSAAALALPWFIVRAGYRDLVQITCACVSVLGLCAATGVFSYFDNKPLAFLYGCGALACFLYAVDCAIPLYMTRKKPRKQL